The Sabethes cyaneus chromosome 1, idSabCyanKW18_F2, whole genome shotgun sequence DNA segment CGACAAAGTATTCAAACCGAACGCCACACAGGAGAAGGTCTACAATGAGGCGGCCAAGTCGATCGTCTCGGACGTACTGGCCGGCTACAACGGCACCATATTTGCCTACGGTCAGACGTCGTCCGGCAAAACGCACACGATGGAGGGCGTCATCGGCGACCCGGGAAAGCAAGGTATCATTCCGCGTATCGTTAACGATATCTTCAACCACATCTACAGCATGGAGGTGAATCTGGAGTTCCACATCAAGGTTTCCTACTATGAAATCTACATGGACAAGATCCGGGACCTGCTCGATGTTAGCAAGGTGAATCTGAGTGTGCATGAGGACAAAAATCGGGTACCGTACGTGAAGGGTGCCAGCGAACGGTTCGTGTCCAGTCCAGAGGACGTGTTCGAGGTGATTGAGGAGGGCAAATCCAATCGGCACATAGCGGTCACCAACATGAACGAGCACTCGTCCCGGTCGCACTCGGTGTTTCTGATTAACGTCAAGcaggaaaacctggaaaatcagaagAAACTTTCCGGTAAGCTATATCTGGTCGATTTGGCCGGTTCGGAGAAGGTCTCGAAAACCGGTGCCGAGGGTACGGTGCTAGACGAAGCGAAGAACATCAACAAATCACTGTCGGCGCTGGGTAATGTGATTTCGGCGCTGGCCGACGGCAACAAGACGCATATTCCCTACCGTGACTCGAAGCTAACTCGAATCCTGCAGGAATCGCTCGGTGGCAATGCACGCACCACCATTGTCATCTGCTGTTCGCCGGCCAGCTTCAACGAGGCGGAAACCAAGTCGACGCTCGACTTCGGCCGAAGGTTGGTTGAGGTTGGAATGTCGAAAGTTTTTCGTTCGAAACTAATTTTTTCGTATGATTTATTTTTTGCAGAGCAAAAACGGTGAAGAATGTAGTCTGCGTGAACGAAGAGCTGACGGCTGAGGAGTGGAAACGTCGCTACGAACGGGAGAAGGAAAAGAATGGTCGCCTGAAGGGTAAGGTGGAAAAGCTGGAAGCCGAACTGGCAAGATGGCGAGCGGGTGAGACCGTAAACGTGGAAGAGCAGCTCGATCTGCAGGACGTTATGGAAGCTAGCACGCCGAACGTGGAAGTTCTGCTGGAGAAACCTTCGGATCTGCCGGTACCGGCAACGCCAAGTGGCTTGACAATGGTCGGTTCGATCAATGCCGACGAACGTGCCGCCCTGGAGCAGGAACGAGAACGCCTCTACCAGCAGCTAGACGATAAGGATGAAGAGATCAACCAGCAGTCGCAATACGTTGAAAAACTAAAGGAGCAGATTATGGATCAGGAAGAACTGATCGCCAATACCCGGCGAGACTATGAAAATTTGCAAGCAGAAATGACTCGCATTCAGCAGGAGAACGAGAGCGCCAAGGAGGAGGTTAAGGAAGTCCTTCAAGCGCTTGAAGAACTTGCCGTTAACTACGATCAAAAGTCCCAGGAAATCGAatcgaagaacaaggaaatcgATTCCGTAAACGATGAATTGCTGCAGAAACAGACTTCCTTGAACAGTGCACAGTCGGAACTGCAACAGCTGAAGGACATGTCTGCCCACCAGAAGAAGCGCATCAATGAAATGCTCAGTAATTTGCTGCGTGACATCTCCGAGGTTGGTCAGGCTCTGGCTGCCGATCCGAACGATATGAAACTGAACGTGGAAGCCTCCGCCGGTAAGCTCGAGGAGGAGTTCACTGTTGCCCGGCTGTACATTAGCAAGCTGAAGTCAGAGGCGAAGAACGTCTCCCAACGGTGCTCGAATTTGGAAAACCTACAACAGGAAGCCAACAAAAAGGTCGGCGAATACGAGAAAGATCTCAGCGAATGCAGGTTGCTAATTTCTCAGCACGAGGCCCGTATGAAGTCACTACAGGAATCGATGCGAGAAGCAGAAAATAAGAAGCGCACTTTGGAGGAGAATGTGGACGCTCTGCGCGAAGAATGCGCCAAACTGAAGGCCGCCGAACAGGTATCGGCCGTGAATGCGGAAGAGAAACAGAAGGCTGACCAGCTGAAGGCTGCATTCGAGAACCAGATGGATCAGCTGCGGGACGCGCACACCAAACAGGTTTCCGCTCTGCGAGACGAAATCTCCGAGAAGCAGGAGTTCATCAACGAACTGAAGGAGTTAGTATTTTTGTACTAGCTGTTCTTACCCTAGCTTATGATCGATTAATTGAATGATTTTCTCTTTCCATTTTAGTACCAACCAGAAGCTGTCGCTTGCCCACCAACAGATGACGGCCGATTACGAGAAGTTGCGCCAGGAGGAAGCGGAGAAGTCCGCCAAACTGCAAGAATTAATGTCAGTACCGTACCAATTAAGCACTACTAGACCCACTAACATCCAACCCAAACCGTCATCTCCTGTTCTAAAATCAAAACTAACCCAAGACCAGCCGTTTGACTTTGGCGCTCTGCGCCGTTCTGGCCTATCTCACTGCCGCAGACCTTCTTTGGCAGCCGCttttgctgctgctactggcaaTGAGTCGGGTCTGGTATCTGGTCGGGACAGCAATCGGGACGAAGAGCAGGAACAACTACAACAAGACCTTcaactgctgctgcagcagcagcagcagcagcagcagcagtgttcTCTCCAACACCAACAGCAAATACAACAACAGCAATACCAAATTCCGGGCAGCTTGAAACTGACCAAGTTGCACAAAAATTTGCTCAATCGTAGAAATAAGTCTGGCTGTCCGCTGATTGAGGATCTTGCGCGAGACGAACTGACTGACAAtaatgacgatgatgacgacgtcGACTACGTCGAAGACGGCGGTAGCAATCAGCAGCGGCAACAGCAGAAAGCGAAGGGAAAGAGTTTATTATCCTCGCTGACGTCGACGATACCGTTGGCTCTGCCAACGCTTCAACTGCACTTGCTTCTCTCGCTGACGATGGTGCTTCTGACCCATCGGTGCCCGCAGTATTTGATTATTCTGTAAACTCTACTCTCCTGTTATGTCCCCTAATACTTGACGAAGGGCACGGCTCTTGCGGTGCGCTTTCGACTGTGCTGCGAAAGTCGGTCAAGATGTCGGTGCTTCGATTCGtcgttgttttgtttttcccgTTTAGATCGAGGCCCTCTTGGATGGTGCTCGACCGCGGGCGCTCCAAGACGGGGTTCGAAGTGGGGGTTTGATGGGGGTTGTAAAAAATGTAAAGTTGTTGTGTAAATTATTGTTCTTTATTCGTTCTTGAACGGCTTGTTGTTGATTAGTGATTACGAGAAAATTGATAAACGACTCTCTACTGTGTTTTAGTGATTGGgcaaaatttattttgattttgatagaAGCGTGTAAATTGTGGCTTCAACAACAGGAACATGTTTTTCGATGTTCTATGTTTTCACTTCAATCGTTGTCTCTGTTAAAGCGAGATATGTACTGAGATCAAGTATGCCTTGGATGATTGTCACCATAGCAAAGCAAGAAGTTTTTCCTTAACAATTTAGGTCCCTTCGAATAAAGATATTATTTTACTTTTCTGGTCTGTTAAAGTGAATTTCGGCGGTAATTTTGTGACAAGATAGAAATTCTGGTAGCAGCGCTTAAGGAAATTCGGATAGAGGAGGCGATAATAGTTCCGCATCTTCGCTGGTGGAGTTTATTCGGCAGATGTCTCTGCAAAACAACCGCCTGCTGAACGTTTTGGAACGAGTCACAGGAAGAGGACAACCAGAAGCACCGCAATGAGTCGCTCCAGAACAAACTATTGACTACCTttcatttaatatcaaagaGTATCACTATTATTCGAAAAACATAATTACTTTCGACCGTAGATTTTCAAAGTATGAAGATCTCTTTAGAAAGAACGGCACAACAGCAGTCAAGTTAGGCACATCTATTTTTCGGACAGCATTTTTAAGCAAGTGATAAGAATAAGAATGCATTCAGCTTATCAAACATGACGCAGACGACTTCCTAACGTATGCCGGGATAGTCAATCGACAATGTGAAGTTCAGAAGTGCTTCAGAGTCTGTCCGTGAACCAGTTCAAAAGTGTAGTTTTCATTTGCGGTCTAAAATCAGCACAGATCACCGATGGTAGAACTCGACGTCTAGCAAAGCTTGAATCTTGAACCACCTGATACAATCAACTTGGAAGTCCTTGTAACTCAAATCTGAAGAACTGTACGTTACGGACGGCGTTGATggaggaaaagcaatatttttcatCCATGCAAACCGGTCGGAACTCCCAAAAGAAGCAAGGTGATGTAAAATCGAACGATGCTTCGACACTCGAAAACGGTTGGAATCAATGAGGTTGCAACCGTGGTGCTAGGTGAGAAAACTTCGAGCGCACGAAACGATTGGTTTGGCGGGAAACGCCAACAACCGATAGAGAGCAAAAAAACTTGGAAAACTATCTGACCATATCCACGAGGAAGAATTTGACCAATTATCAACAAGCGCGGAATGAGCTGACCTCGATCCTGACGAGAAAAAAGCGCTagaaggagaacagagatcATGATTCCGGTCTAACgagacgcgcaagttttacgagaaggtgaaccaaactcataaCTCAACACTCAACTCATAATTCGTAGCTCAGTATCAGGTGGACCTTATGGGGGACCGTGCTACTACTGATCAAATTTCTACTCCCAGAAATTCtctagaaatgtcggaagtacaacgtgcccacgcatcatattttcgtggatttcagggcggcatacgatacagttgaacgcgaacagctatagaAGACAAtgtacgagtacggttttctggacaaactgacgcggctgatcaaagctaccctgctacgtgcgcgtttctagggcgctctcgagtcctttcgaatcgcgcagatggttgtggcaaggggatggactgtcctgtatgttatcgctattgaaggtgtcatCCGGCaagcaggcatcgaaacgagataaACAATCTTTagcaagagtagtcaactcctagccttcgcagacgacctcagcatcattactaaaaaccttgggacggcaaaggcaatctatgccagactaaactcggaggctaggaggattgggttacaaatcaatgcgtcgagtACCAACTATATGGTAGGACGAGGCTCCAGAAAATCGACTTCAGCCCCCAATGGAcggtgactattgatggtgatgaactgaaagtggttagTGAGTTCGTATATCTGGAatttctggtcaccgccgaaaacaatacgagtaaagagatttaacgtcgcattcaagctggaagtcgagcctactttttccttcaCAAGACACTTCGATCAAGGGGCATATGCatccgcacaaagctgacgatgtacaaaatgctaatcagtcCGGTAGAACATACGCGCACTtcccgtatttgaacgaaggtGATGCGGACagtttttgacggagtacaaaggGAAAGCGAAGAGAGGCGCtggtgtatgaaccacgagctgcggGCACTACCTGGAGAGATTCGCATCAtatcacctggcgaaagttgggagactagaGTGGGCCGGCCTCGTCACAAGGATGCGGGACTACTATGCACTGAAATTCGTTCGGTTGTCGGTTTGGTTGATAATTCCAACCAACTTTCGTCATCGTAGTCTGAAGTAACTCCATAGGGTCGAAAGATGTGGACAATCCTTTGCCTGCTTCAACCATCGTAACCTCAGCCAGCTAGCGTGAATCAGTAGAAGAATGAGCAATTCAACAGGAAACACGGAACAGCTCCGTTTCAAGCTGGAGACAAGGCCTACGCTTCCGAGAAGTGTATCTGGTCAGTTATTGAAGCTTTTGGCAACGTCAACTACAACGTATGTTCAGCATGGAAGCCGCAAGCTTATACGATGACATACGAACCAGCTTAAGCACCGTGAAGCAGGCGGCAATCCACCGGAGTCGACAACTCAGTCCACTAGAATACGGACATGTTTGGACTTCATCCTGTACTAGCAGCAACCATACCTCAGACAAGTTGAGATAACTGTCGAAAACCCGCTAGTTCCAGAAACCTTGGAGTTACCTGCTGACCATGAAGAAGAACCACATGAACCAGAAGTCATACACCGGAATCTAGTTCCGAAGTTCAGAGCCGCCAGCAACGCTTTATCAGGATGCTCTCAAGGTTCGAGCCGTATCTGGTGTTAATAAGGAGGGAGAAATGTTACCACGAGCAACCCGGAGCTGGCATCCAACAGATGTGAAAACTCATGTGAACTCATTCTTGTTTCACCCTCCTAACCTTCAAGTTTGAATAATAGGACGTCAACTGCAACGGCAAGATGGATAAAACTGTTGCTCCCGACTGTTTCCGTAAACGCCCTGGTATTAACGAACTAAGGCCTGACGATATTACTGATTGGATACAACTGTGCATCAGCAAATTTCGCGACTCATTCCCAACCACAATCAGCAATTTGGATTTTACTGGGCCAATAAAAGGTGCGCATTTGTTGCTCGTCGGTGGATTCCTATAGTAAATGGCCGAAAATTCCTCAGACTAGATCTTTCCCACGCCCGTTTTGGATTCGCTTGTATCTGACAACAGCTAAATTCGGCCCTCTACGGCTAACAAACAAAGCTTCTGTGAGCAACTCGAAGAGATTTGCCGGAGTGAATTCCAGAAGGGATTGCGGGTCAGCATTCGTAAATGTGCTGTCCGACCTCCGAGAAAACTGAATGATTTAACCTGATGTATTAACTTGAAGGGGGAGATGCTACCATCCCAAGTACCAGTGTTAGTTTtgttgcactcttattgcggttttaatGACAAATTTTCgtcataaaaaccatcataagagtgttataaatCCCAAATTGTTACCTGAGATAGGAGATATCAAATATGCCCTTCATCCATAGCAAAACAAGAAGTTTTTGATTAACAATTTAGGTTCCTTCGAACCTAAACTTACCTTTCTCGTCAGTTTATGTTAATTTCGAAGGTAACACACTACCTTCGCTTTCGTTTGCTAGTCTCtgatactgctgctgctgctgattgcGGCTGGTGTCCTACTTCTCGCGTCGTCATTCGGTAGAATCCTACGGTACTGTTTTAGCAATAAGTTAAGCAATCATCATCACTAGTCAAATTTAGCCAAAATTCGATGTATGTATTCGATATACCCCGACAGCTAGCGGAAATTGCAAGTAAATACCTAATTTTATCGCTGTGATATAGAAAACCTGTTGTAGAAGAAAGCATATTATTAATTTAAATGGGTAACGTTTTCACCGGCGTTAGGCAGCGAGCGACCTAGACAGTCTTATTTTTGTGCGATTTCAAACTTGTAATCCTAAATTATAAATTCAAAAACTATGTTACAAACCAACGCGAAACGACTAATACCTACTTGTTGTTAAAAGGCAAAAAAAACACGCGCAAAAACAAACGCTTTTTATGCCAACGAGCACTTTCTCTTTCTCTtagcaaaatacaaaacaaaaaacgccgTCGCTTTGCTTGCTTGTGCCTGCCGTAGCTACAGTTTAAACATATTATTTTTATCTACTTTTTCCAGTTCCTGATTTCACAAATGTATGCTTTCTtttgtttctcgtttttttttactCTTAATTCTTCTTGTGAAAAATGATCGCTATTCGCTCCAGTTTTAGCCAACTTCATATTCGTGAGAAACGCGAAACGATAATTATAACGAAAGAATTCTACCTAGCCTAGCTAGAAGTGTGTGCAACAATAACGTTGAGCAGTTTTTGGTCATGTGAGTTGTACCTGCAGCAGTGCAGGAAAGAATGTGCTAAATTCATCCCGATTGCCGTACCAGTCAGTCAACAACCAGTCACGAACGAACGGTGTTCTATCATATGATTGCTAACACTACTAACCTACTAAACTAAAACCCTAACGCAGGAACCACTGCTAGAAGAACAAATGAGAACATGTGAACTACAGTTGTGGAAATTGTCCCCTAGGTTGAATGTGAGTGCTCCTGGAAAATCCCCCAACAAAAAAATTTCTGTGAAATTAAATGAGataacaaaacaaacaattgTTAAATGTAGTGAATTAAGGAAACTGCCAGAGAATCGCGATCATTTTCTTCGATCTTGATTTGTTGTGTAGATTAAAATTTTTAAGTAGTTTCTTGCACTTAGGTTGAACGTTCTTTAACGATAAACGATTTGATTTCCTTTGGCTTATCCTTAGTACGTATGTATTGTTTCTGATTCCTGGCATTGTTTCCCATTTTTgtgttgtcttttttttttgtttattttcgttAAATTGATTATTAATTAAAGCAGTTAATTACTCTTGTACGATTTTATGGCCACTTGGCTGATGCAAAATAATGGCAAAAAAACAGTTATGTAAATTAGATTCAGTATTTTGAACACGAAATTTGCACTTTACTATCAACTGTTATACAGCAGAATCgcttttacgcgtttttttataTGGTTTAATTTTACGCCTGCCTCTCTGAGATAAATTTGGCTCTTGGAtcgaaaagggcgaaaagtggaacttttgtTCGCATAAATGAGCGTCTTTTGAGTGTACATTTAtgtaaaaatagtcattagcttgatcgcaacgtttttacgatgttgcccgtaaaAGGGTTAAGGACCATTAAGGAATTTTTAGAAGAAAATGCTCCATAATTCTGCTACCGTTGGAGCTATTAGTTTAATTTCGGCAGCAAAAATGCTTGTTCTTATATTTCCTATAACTTTGTCTAAGAAATCATAACTCTATCTCGTAACGGAAcaatagtttttattttaatcatagttaagccatgactaacttttgatttgatgaatttttgggcAGACCACAGTGTTTAGTAGCTATGTTGCATCATCAACCAAGACGACTGATTGCGCTAAACATTTGCGTGAGGCACGTTATTTTATCACAAATTCCAGACAGGAATGCGTCGCCTATCGAATAGGCAATCGATAAGACTCGACGAACAAAACAAAGCCTTATCGTAAAGTTTTTATCGCTGAAAGATTAAAATTTTCCGTCGAATCGAGTGATGCTCACCCGACTGTGATCTACTCTGGGAAGTGCccaattttcctcatttttcccTATCTTTAACAGTTTGGACATAGGACAACGTCTCTCAGGTAGCTGGTATATTCTGGTCTCGAAGCTAGCTGGTCtcgaaggtagctggtatattccaaaaatcaaaaaaatgcgcgttacgaaaaaatgacagattttGAACGATTAAAGCTTTGATGATTCTACTTTCAATCGATTCATAATGAATGTAGTAATGATgtggtttttattacaattttcattttcaatcagcAAACAATGAATATTAACGAAAACGTCCtga contains these protein-coding regions:
- the LOC128736654 gene encoding kinesin heavy chain, with translation MSGDREIPAEDSIKVVCRFRPLNDSEERAGSKFIVKFPSGPEENCLSIGGKVYLFDKVFKPNATQEKVYNEAAKSIVSDVLAGYNGTIFAYGQTSSGKTHTMEGVIGDPGKQGIIPRIVNDIFNHIYSMEVNLEFHIKVSYYEIYMDKIRDLLDVSKVNLSVHEDKNRVPYVKGASERFVSSPEDVFEVIEEGKSNRHIAVTNMNEHSSRSHSVFLINVKQENLENQKKLSGKLYLVDLAGSEKVSKTGAEGTVLDEAKNINKSLSALGNVISALADGNKTHIPYRDSKLTRILQESLGGNARTTIVICCSPASFNEAETKSTLDFGRRAKTVKNVVCVNEELTAEEWKRRYEREKEKNGRLKGKVEKLEAELARWRAGETVNVEEQLDLQDVMEASTPNVEVLLEKPSDLPVPATPSGLTMVGSINADERAALEQERERLYQQLDDKDEEINQQSQYVEKLKEQIMDQEELIANTRRDYENLQAEMTRIQQENESAKEEVKEVLQALEELAVNYDQKSQEIESKNKEIDSVNDELLQKQTSLNSAQSELQQLKDMSAHQKKRINEMLSNLLRDISEVGQALAADPNDMKLNVEASAGKLEEEFTVARLYISKLKSEAKNVSQRCSNLENLQQEANKKVGEYEKDLSECRLLISQHEARMKSLQESMREAENKKRTLEENVDALREECAKLKAAEQVSAVNAEEKQKADQLKAAFENQMDQLRDAHTKQVSALRDEISEKQEFINELKDTNQKLSLAHQQMTADYEKLRQEEAEKSAKLQELMLTNERREQARKDLKGLEDTVAKELHTLHALRKLFVQDLQSRIKKSNNMEETEDDGGSLAQKQKISFLENNLEQLTKVHKQLVRDNADLRCELPKLEKRLRTTMERVKALETALKEAKEGAMRDRKRYQYEVDRIKEAVRQKNLARRGPQAQIAKPIRAGQGHILFKTAAAGSSAGSPVTPKAVMVEKRKSVVNDTES